In Neisseria dentiae, one DNA window encodes the following:
- a CDS encoding flavin prenyltransferase UbiX encodes MNTQPHPIQTVTLAFTGASGMPYGIRLLECLLQSGKTVWLLYSQAAQVVAQQEANLALPSSPAACQALLCEKYGVSAQQLRVFGKDEWFAPPASGTNPADAMIICPASMGVVAAVAHGTSDHLIERAADVCLKERRPLVVVPREAPLSALHLENLLALARLGAVILPPSPGFYHHPQSVADLVDFVVARILDQLRIPHTLMPKWGEK; translated from the coding sequence ATGAATACCCAGCCGCATCCGATACAAACCGTTACCTTGGCCTTTACCGGCGCATCGGGCATGCCCTACGGCATCCGCCTGCTCGAGTGCCTGCTGCAAAGCGGTAAAACCGTGTGGTTGCTGTATTCCCAAGCCGCGCAGGTGGTGGCGCAGCAGGAGGCGAACCTTGCCCTGCCTTCGTCGCCTGCCGCCTGTCAGGCGTTGTTGTGCGAAAAATACGGCGTTTCGGCGCAGCAATTGCGGGTGTTCGGCAAAGACGAATGGTTTGCGCCGCCGGCTTCGGGCACCAACCCTGCCGATGCCATGATTATCTGCCCGGCCAGCATGGGTGTTGTGGCGGCGGTGGCGCACGGCACTTCCGACCATTTGATCGAACGCGCCGCGGATGTGTGCCTGAAAGAGCGCCGCCCGCTGGTGGTGGTGCCGCGCGAAGCGCCGCTGTCGGCCCTGCATCTTGAAAACCTGCTCGCCCTTGCCCGTTTGGGCGCGGTTATCCTGCCGCCTTCGCCCGGGTTTTACCACCACCCGCAGTCGGTTGCCGATTTGGTGGATTTTGTGGTGGCGCGCATTCTCGACCAGTTGCGCATACCGCATACACTGATGCCGAAATGGGGAGAAAAATAA
- the corA gene encoding magnesium/cobalt transporter CorA — MTDTTVSTLFPPAEGAVPRSDISDVPQHALHQTVYSAGSFFQADFLPQEDAAGLHVPAAGETNWLHFVGINDINVLKPLLAPYEIHDLVLEDILSRKQRPKIEDYGHYVFIAARVYQYTAGKLQSDQVYLIAGQDFVFTFQQRPLGLFGSIRKQMADSRCDIRNKPAAFLAYRIIDRLIDDYFITLNQYDHRVEAIDKTLFNANIDNNELLGRIHRLKRDAVRLRRTLQPLRDVLYRLAHGDFTIFQGEAGIYLRDVYDHTVQLTESLDASRDTVVGMMDVHLSFQSNRLNQQMRVLTVITILFMPLTVITGIYGMNFDNMPELHWRYGYFMVLGLMALVIVGLLTFFSRKKWL, encoded by the coding sequence ATGACCGATACCACCGTTTCCACACTTTTTCCGCCCGCCGAAGGCGCGGTGCCGCGCAGCGATATTTCCGACGTGCCGCAACACGCGCTGCACCAAACCGTTTATTCGGCCGGCAGTTTTTTCCAAGCAGATTTTCTGCCTCAGGAAGATGCGGCCGGGCTGCATGTTCCCGCAGCCGGCGAAACCAACTGGCTGCATTTTGTCGGCATCAACGATATCAATGTGCTCAAGCCGCTGCTGGCACCTTACGAGATTCACGATTTGGTGCTGGAAGACATTCTCAGCCGCAAACAGCGCCCTAAAATCGAGGATTACGGCCACTATGTTTTTATTGCCGCGCGGGTGTACCAATACACCGCAGGCAAGCTGCAATCGGATCAGGTTTACCTGATTGCAGGCCAAGATTTCGTGTTCACCTTTCAACAGCGTCCGCTGGGGTTGTTTGGCAGCATCCGCAAGCAGATGGCCGACAGCCGCTGCGATATCCGCAACAAGCCCGCCGCTTTTCTCGCCTACCGCATTATCGACCGCCTGATAGACGATTATTTCATCACGCTCAACCAATACGACCACCGCGTCGAAGCCATAGACAAAACCCTGTTTAACGCCAACATCGACAACAACGAGCTGCTCGGACGCATCCACCGCCTCAAGCGCGATGCCGTGCGCCTGCGCCGCACCCTGCAACCGCTGCGCGATGTACTTTACCGTTTGGCACACGGCGATTTCACCATTTTTCAGGGCGAAGCGGGCATTTATTTGCGCGATGTGTATGACCACACCGTGCAGTTAACCGAATCTTTGGATGCCTCGCGCGATACCGTTGTGGGCATGATGGACGTGCATTTGTCGTTTCAATCCAACCGTTTGAACCAGCAGATGCGCGTGTTGACCGTGATTACCATTCTGTTTATGCCGCTAACCGTGATCACCGGTATTTACGGTATGAATTTCGACAATATGCCCGAACTGCATTGGCGTTACGGCTATTTTATGGTGCTCGGCCTGATGGCCTTGGTGATTGTGGGCCTGTTAACCTTTTTCTCACGCAAAAAATGGCTGTAG
- the lepA gene encoding translation elongation factor 4, whose translation MKNIRNFSIIAHIDHGKSTLADRFIQYCGGLEMREMSTQVLDSMDIEKERGITIKAQTAALNYKARDGQTYLLNLIDTPGHVDFSYEVSRSLSACEGALLVVDASQGVEAQTVANCYTAIDLGVEVVPVLNKIDLPAADPDRVSQEIEDIIGIDAVGAVQCSAKSGLGVEDVLEEIVAKIPAPEGDEDAPLQAMIIDSWFDNYVGVVMLIRVKQGRLKLKDKVLFMSTKAETQVEQLGVFTPKSVPKSELKAGEVGFLITGIKELHAAKVGDTITLSANPAEKALPGFQEVQSQVFAGLYPVESHDYEALRDALEKLQLNDASLKFEPEVSQALGFGFRCGFLGLLHLEIVQERLEREFDMDLITTAPTVVYEVLLKNGEKIEVENPSKLPDVGSIDTIFEPIITATILVPQEYVGAVMTLCNQKRGVQKNMQYMGRQVMLTYDLPMNEVVMDFFDKLKSTSRGYASLDYEFKEFQAADLIKLDIMVNGEKVDALSLIVHRSNAVFRGRELAAKMRELIPRQMFDIAVQAAIGSQIIARETVKALRKNVLAKCYGGDITRKKKLLEKQKAGKRRMKQVGNVEIPQSAFLAILQVGDK comes from the coding sequence ATGAAAAACATCAGAAACTTTTCTATTATTGCCCACATCGACCACGGAAAATCCACGCTGGCCGACCGCTTTATCCAATATTGCGGCGGTTTGGAAATGCGCGAAATGAGTACGCAGGTGCTTGATTCGATGGACATCGAAAAAGAGCGCGGCATCACCATCAAGGCGCAAACCGCCGCCCTCAACTACAAAGCGCGCGACGGGCAAACTTATCTGCTCAACTTAATCGACACGCCCGGACACGTTGATTTTTCTTACGAAGTTTCCCGTTCGCTTTCCGCCTGCGAAGGCGCGCTGTTGGTGGTGGACGCTTCGCAGGGAGTGGAGGCGCAAACCGTGGCCAACTGCTACACCGCCATTGATTTGGGCGTGGAAGTGGTGCCCGTTTTAAACAAAATCGACCTGCCCGCCGCCGACCCCGACCGCGTGTCGCAGGAAATCGAAGACATCATCGGCATCGATGCCGTGGGCGCGGTGCAATGCTCGGCCAAAAGCGGCTTGGGCGTGGAAGACGTGCTGGAAGAAATCGTGGCCAAAATCCCTGCGCCGGAGGGCGACGAAGATGCGCCGCTGCAAGCCATGATCATCGATTCGTGGTTCGACAACTATGTAGGCGTGGTGATGCTGATCCGCGTGAAGCAGGGCCGTCTGAAACTGAAAGACAAAGTGCTGTTTATGAGCACCAAAGCCGAAACGCAGGTGGAGCAGTTGGGTGTGTTTACCCCCAAATCGGTGCCGAAATCCGAGCTGAAGGCCGGCGAAGTGGGCTTTCTGATTACCGGCATCAAGGAATTGCACGCCGCCAAAGTGGGCGACACCATCACGTTGTCGGCCAACCCTGCCGAGAAAGCGCTGCCGGGCTTCCAAGAAGTGCAGTCGCAGGTGTTTGCGGGGCTTTATCCGGTGGAAAGCCACGACTACGAAGCCCTGCGCGATGCGCTGGAAAAACTGCAATTAAACGATGCTTCGCTGAAATTCGAGCCGGAGGTGTCGCAGGCATTGGGCTTCGGTTTCCGCTGCGGCTTTTTGGGGCTGCTGCACTTGGAAATCGTGCAGGAGCGTTTGGAGCGCGAGTTCGATATGGACTTAATCACCACCGCGCCGACGGTGGTGTATGAGGTGCTGCTGAAAAACGGCGAAAAAATCGAAGTGGAAAACCCGTCGAAACTGCCTGATGTGGGCAGCATCGACACCATTTTCGAGCCGATTATCACCGCCACCATTCTGGTGCCGCAGGAATATGTGGGCGCGGTGATGACCCTGTGCAACCAAAAGCGCGGCGTGCAGAAGAATATGCAGTATATGGGCCGGCAGGTGATGCTCACCTACGATTTGCCCATGAACGAAGTGGTAATGGACTTTTTCGACAAACTCAAATCCACCTCGCGCGGCTATGCTTCGCTGGATTACGAGTTTAAAGAATTCCAGGCCGCCGATTTAATCAAACTCGACATTATGGTCAACGGCGAAAAAGTCGATGCCTTAAGCCTGATCGTGCACCGCTCCAACGCCGTGTTCCGCGGCCGCGAGCTGGCGGCGAAAATGCGCGAGCTGATTCCGCGCCAAATGTTCGATATTGCCGTGCAGGCCGCCATCGGCAGCCAGATTATCGCCCGCGAAACCGTAAAAGCCCTGCGCAAAAACGTACTGGCGAAATGCTACGGCGGCGACATTACCCGTAAGAAAAAACTCTTGGAAAAACAAAAAGCCGGTAAACGCCGTATGAAACAGGTGGGCAATGTGGAAATTCCGCAGAGCGCGTTTTTGGCGATTCTGCAAGTTGGGGACAAATAA
- the folB gene encoding dihydroneopterin aldolase, translated as MDKIFLHGMKAETLIGVYDWEREQPQTLLLDLVVGVPEKSGAGDDISNTVHYADVCEAVRASLKNQRFLLLEALAEHVADLVLSDFGAQWVKVKIVKPGILPDVREVGVEIERSVD; from the coding sequence ATGGATAAAATTTTTTTACACGGCATGAAAGCCGAAACCTTGATCGGCGTGTATGACTGGGAGCGCGAGCAGCCGCAAACCCTGCTGTTGGATCTGGTTGTCGGTGTGCCCGAAAAATCGGGTGCCGGCGACGACATCAGCAACACCGTGCATTATGCCGACGTGTGCGAAGCCGTGCGCGCCAGCCTGAAAAACCAGCGTTTTTTACTGCTCGAAGCATTGGCGGAGCACGTTGCCGATTTGGTGTTGTCCGACTTCGGCGCACAATGGGTGAAGGTGAAGATTGTGAAACCCGGCATTCTGCCCGATGTGCGCGAAGTGGGTGTGGAAATCGAACGCAGCGTCGATTGA
- the frdA gene encoding fumarate reductase (quinol) flavoprotein subunit, protein MDIIQTDVAIVGAGGAGLRAAIEIARAAPDKTVHLISKVYPMRSHTVAAEGGSAGVVRDDDSLENHFNDTVSGGDWLCEQDVVQYFVEHATEEMIQMEHWGCPWSRLPDGRANVRRFGGMKIPRTWFAADKTGFHMLHTLFQTSMQYPNIKRLDEHFALDLLINNGELAGVLCYGLQEGVVRAVQAKSVIIATGGAGRVFAFNTNGGIVTGDGMAMAYRHGVPLRDMEFVQYHPTGLPGSGILMTEGCRGEGGILVNKDGYRYLQDYGLGPETPIGEPKNKYMELGPRDRLSQAFYHEWKAGRTISTPRGDAVHLDLRHLGEDFINERLPFIRSLAQKFVGVDPVHEPIPVRPTAHYTMGGIETNQRCETRIKGLFAVGECSSVGLHGANRLGSNSLAELCVFGKVAGEDALKHAQTAGSGLSREAFAALAEQAYQPFAELKNRTGGTEKPADIRRELGTMMEAEVGIYRSAENGARAKAAIRDLKARYQNVRVTDHSDTYNTDWLTTIELGYLLDVAEAMIYSADARTESRGAHQRLDFPERDDENFLKHTLSFYRGGQEPPQIEYSSVLITKSQPAKRVYGAEGEKKS, encoded by the coding sequence ATGGACATCATTCAAACCGATGTGGCGATTGTGGGCGCAGGTGGTGCGGGTTTGCGGGCGGCGATTGAAATCGCGCGCGCCGCACCCGACAAAACCGTTCACCTGATTTCCAAAGTTTATCCGATGCGCAGCCACACCGTGGCGGCGGAAGGCGGTTCGGCCGGGGTGGTGCGCGACGACGATTCGCTCGAAAACCACTTCAACGACACCGTTTCGGGCGGCGACTGGCTGTGCGAGCAGGACGTGGTGCAGTATTTTGTGGAACACGCCACCGAAGAAATGATTCAAATGGAACACTGGGGCTGCCCGTGGTCGCGCCTGCCGGACGGGCGCGCCAACGTGCGCCGTTTCGGCGGCATGAAGATTCCGCGCACTTGGTTTGCCGCCGACAAAACCGGCTTCCATATGCTGCACACTTTGTTCCAAACTTCGATGCAGTATCCCAACATCAAACGCTTGGACGAACATTTTGCGCTTGATTTGTTAATTAATAACGGCGAATTGGCCGGTGTGTTGTGCTACGGCCTGCAAGAAGGCGTGGTGCGCGCGGTGCAGGCGAAAAGCGTGATCATCGCCACCGGCGGCGCGGGGCGCGTGTTTGCTTTCAACACCAACGGCGGCATCGTTACCGGCGACGGCATGGCGATGGCCTACCGCCACGGTGTGCCGCTGCGCGATATGGAGTTTGTTCAATACCACCCCACCGGCCTGCCCGGTTCGGGCATTCTGATGACCGAAGGCTGCCGCGGCGAAGGCGGTATTCTGGTGAACAAAGACGGCTACCGCTATTTGCAGGATTACGGCTTAGGCCCGGAAACGCCCATCGGCGAGCCGAAAAACAAATATATGGAGCTGGGGCCGCGCGACCGCCTGTCGCAGGCGTTCTACCACGAATGGAAAGCCGGCCGCACCATCAGCACGCCGCGCGGCGATGCGGTGCATTTGGATTTGCGCCATCTGGGCGAAGACTTCATCAACGAGCGGCTGCCGTTTATCCGCTCGCTGGCGCAGAAATTCGTGGGTGTCGATCCCGTGCACGAGCCGATTCCGGTGCGCCCGACCGCGCACTACACCATGGGCGGCATCGAAACCAACCAGCGTTGCGAAACCCGCATCAAAGGGCTGTTTGCCGTAGGCGAATGCTCTTCGGTGGGCCTGCACGGTGCCAACCGTTTGGGTTCCAATTCGCTGGCCGAGCTGTGCGTATTCGGCAAAGTGGCGGGTGAAGACGCGCTGAAACACGCGCAAACCGCCGGCAGCGGCTTGAGCCGCGAAGCGTTCGCCGCGTTGGCTGAGCAGGCTTACCAACCGTTTGCCGAATTGAAAAACCGCACCGGCGGCACCGAGAAACCGGCCGACATCCGCCGCGAGCTAGGTACGATGATGGAAGCCGAAGTGGGCATTTACCGCAGCGCCGAAAACGGCGCACGCGCCAAAGCCGCCATCCGCGATTTGAAAGCGCGTTATCAGAATGTGCGCGTAACCGACCATTCCGACACCTACAACACCGACTGGCTCACTACCATCGAGCTGGGTTATCTGTTGGATGTGGCCGAGGCGATGATTTATTCGGCCGATGCCCGCACCGAGTCGCGCGGTGCGCACCAGCGTTTGGATTTCCCCGAGCGCGACGACGAAAACTTCCTCAAACACACCCTGAGTTTCTACCGCGGCGGCCAAGAACCCCCGCAGATTGAATACAGCAGCGTGTTAATCACCAAATCGCAGCCTGCCAAACGGGTTTACGGTGCAGAAGGGGAGAAAAAATCATGA
- a CDS encoding acyl-CoA thioesterase yields MNTHSATEFQHELQMSVLMTPDMANFSGNVHGGDLLKLLDQVAYACASRYSGHYCVTLSVDKVTFKEPIYVGELVTFLASVNHVGRTSMEVGIRVEAQNIRERTVRHTNSCYFTMVAVEDGKPVPVPPLELKTEQQRCRFEAAEQRKALRLQAGSMPGCNACGE; encoded by the coding sequence ATGAACACACACTCTGCAACAGAATTCCAACATGAATTACAGATGTCGGTATTGATGACGCCCGACATGGCAAATTTCAGCGGCAACGTGCACGGCGGCGACCTGCTCAAACTGCTCGACCAAGTGGCCTATGCCTGCGCCAGCCGCTACAGCGGCCACTACTGCGTAACCCTTTCGGTGGACAAAGTTACCTTCAAAGAGCCGATTTATGTGGGCGAACTGGTTACTTTTTTAGCCAGCGTCAACCATGTCGGCCGCACCTCGATGGAAGTGGGCATACGTGTGGAAGCGCAGAATATCCGCGAACGCACCGTGCGCCACACCAACAGCTGTTATTTCACCATGGTGGCGGTGGAAGACGGCAAGCCCGTGCCCGTGCCGCCGTTGGAATTGAAAACCGAGCAGCAGCGCTGCCGTTTCGAGGCGGCCGAACAGCGCAAAGCCCTGCGCCTTCAAGCGGGCAGTATGCCCGGTTGCAACGCCTGCGGGGAGTAA
- a CDS encoding succinate dehydrogenase/fumarate reductase iron-sulfur subunit, whose protein sequence is MSNTIKLEVMRYRPGVDEKPWPQVFDIEWTQDMSILDALALVKDDFEPELAYRWSCRMEVCGSCGMVVNGEPKLACSTFVREYASAGKITVGALDQFTIEKDLIVDADPFIEKLESVKPYIINKNPRALADKEYRQTPAELAKFKQYTMCINCMLCYQACPQVGLNADFLGPAATALAHRYNLDNRDTGKVERFKVMNNENGIWPCTFVGYCSEVCPKHVDPAGAIQQAKAAAVPFWALSNLKKEEA, encoded by the coding sequence ATGAGCAATACCATCAAACTGGAAGTGATGCGCTACCGCCCCGGTGTCGACGAAAAACCGTGGCCGCAGGTGTTCGATATCGAATGGACGCAGGATATGTCGATTCTGGACGCACTCGCGCTGGTGAAAGACGATTTCGAGCCGGAGTTGGCCTACCGCTGGTCGTGCCGCATGGAAGTGTGCGGCTCGTGCGGCATGGTGGTCAACGGCGAACCCAAACTTGCCTGCTCCACTTTCGTGCGCGAATATGCTTCGGCGGGCAAAATCACCGTGGGTGCGCTCGATCAGTTTACCATCGAAAAAGATTTGATTGTGGATGCCGACCCGTTTATCGAAAAACTCGAGTCGGTCAAACCCTATATCATCAACAAAAACCCGCGTGCGCTGGCCGATAAGGAATACCGCCAAACGCCTGCCGAGCTGGCCAAATTCAAGCAATACACCATGTGTATCAATTGTATGCTGTGTTATCAGGCCTGCCCGCAGGTGGGTTTGAACGCCGATTTTCTCGGCCCTGCCGCCACCGCGCTGGCGCACCGCTACAACCTCGACAACCGCGATACCGGCAAAGTCGAACGTTTTAAAGTGATGAACAACGAAAACGGCATCTGGCCGTGCACGTTTGTGGGTTACTGCTCGGAAGTGTGCCCGAAACACGTCGATCCCGCCGGTGCCATCCAACAGGCCAAAGCCGCCGCCGTGCCGTTTTGGGCGTTGTCCAACCTGAAAAAAGAGGAGGCATAA
- a CDS encoding fumarate reductase subunit C — translation MSRKPYTAKQPANWYMQNRFFKLYMLRELTSVPVAFAALNLFCGLASLAGSFDAWAGWVEMQTNPLVVLFNLLAVAAACFNSKTWFEAVPKAMPIQKGEKFVPAAVLVKASWGAFAAVFVVLVLLVAVLA, via the coding sequence ATGAGCCGCAAACCTTATACCGCCAAGCAGCCGGCCAATTGGTATATGCAAAACCGCTTTTTCAAACTCTATATGCTGCGCGAGCTGACCAGCGTGCCGGTGGCATTTGCCGCCCTCAACCTGTTTTGCGGCTTGGCTTCGTTGGCCGGCAGCTTTGATGCGTGGGCTGGCTGGGTGGAAATGCAGACAAACCCGCTGGTGGTGCTGTTTAACCTGTTGGCCGTTGCCGCCGCCTGTTTCAACAGCAAAACCTGGTTTGAAGCCGTGCCCAAAGCGATGCCGATACAGAAAGGCGAAAAATTCGTGCCTGCCGCAGTGCTGGTGAAAGCCAGTTGGGGTGCGTTTGCCGCCGTGTTCGTGGTGTTGGTGTTACTGGTTGCCGTATTGGCCTGA
- a CDS encoding patatin-like phospholipase family protein, whose protein sequence is MTGKHMRFSDGLKKYLAASAAFLMSSCALVQYQPLQTIQTVDTEKGYRLEKNFDSARADDTFVVLMFSGGGTRAAALGYGVLEELNRQKINFGGKEQSLLESVDLVYGVSGGSVLAAYFSLHGKETVPAFERRFLKQNFQRQFTKQVFSFANLPRLTSPEYGRGDLLQEQFENTLFRDATFDDLDKRRKGPFAVISATDMAAGSRLDFIQEHFDAMCLNLSDLRIARAVAASSAVPLIFSPITLNNNGGNCGYVLPERLRYTLTNDKVGKLQQQTLQELTRTYHSQYNDSTKRPYIHLLDGGLTDNLGLRGVLDIVDTRSSEALQKQVTAENIRRIVIINVNAQNQIASRIDQSPAIPGFADVVAAIVDIPIDKYSQESLRRFRAFADQWNENAAKQPDGKKRSMYFVSLNLRDLPESQLRKNVLNIPTTFYLPHNDINDLKSAARALLQQSGEYKRLLEDFSAQPAQPAEKVYPPVWFVGEGPQLPDKNAKTDYDAPWVQ, encoded by the coding sequence ATGACGGGCAAGCATATGCGCTTTTCAGACGGCCTGAAAAAATATCTGGCCGCATCGGCCGCTTTTTTGATGTCGTCGTGCGCACTGGTGCAATACCAACCCCTGCAAACCATTCAAACCGTCGACACCGAAAAAGGCTACCGCCTCGAAAAAAACTTCGACAGCGCCAGAGCCGACGATACTTTCGTGGTGCTGATGTTTTCCGGCGGCGGCACGCGGGCGGCGGCTTTGGGCTATGGCGTGTTGGAAGAGTTGAACCGCCAGAAAATCAATTTCGGCGGCAAAGAGCAAAGCCTGCTCGAAAGCGTCGATTTGGTTTACGGCGTTTCGGGCGGTTCGGTGCTGGCGGCTTATTTTTCGCTGCACGGCAAAGAAACCGTTCCCGCGTTTGAACGCCGCTTCTTAAAGCAGAATTTCCAGCGCCAGTTTACCAAACAGGTATTTTCGTTTGCCAACCTGCCCCGCCTCACCTCGCCCGAATACGGCCGCGGCGACCTGCTGCAAGAACAGTTTGAAAACACCCTCTTTCGCGACGCCACGTTCGACGATCTCGACAAACGCCGCAAAGGCCCGTTTGCCGTTATTTCCGCCACCGATATGGCGGCGGGCAGCCGCTTGGATTTTATTCAGGAACACTTCGACGCCATGTGCCTGAACCTGTCCGATTTGCGCATCGCCCGCGCCGTGGCCGCCTCCAGCGCCGTGCCGCTGATTTTCAGCCCGATTACGCTCAACAACAACGGCGGCAACTGCGGCTATGTGTTGCCCGAACGCCTGCGATACACGTTAACCAACGACAAAGTGGGCAAATTGCAGCAGCAAACCCTCCAAGAGCTTACCCGCACTTACCACAGCCAATATAACGACAGCACCAAACGCCCGTATATCCACCTGCTCGACGGCGGCCTCACCGACAACCTCGGCCTGCGCGGCGTGTTGGATATCGTTGACACACGCTCCAGCGAAGCCCTGCAAAAACAAGTAACCGCAGAAAATATCCGCCGCATCGTGATTATCAACGTAAACGCGCAAAACCAGATTGCCAGCCGTATCGATCAATCGCCCGCCATCCCGGGCTTTGCCGACGTGGTGGCCGCCATCGTCGATATTCCCATCGACAAATATTCGCAGGAATCGCTGCGGCGCTTCCGCGCTTTTGCCGACCAATGGAACGAAAACGCCGCCAAACAGCCCGACGGCAAAAAGCGCAGTATGTATTTCGTGAGCCTCAATCTGCGCGATCTGCCCGAATCGCAGCTGCGTAAAAACGTGTTGAACATCCCCACCACGTTTTACCTGCCCCACAACGACATCAACGATTTGAAATCCGCCGCACGCGCCCTGTTGCAGCAATCCGGCGAATACAAGCGCCTGCTGGAAGACTTTTCGGCACAACCGGCACAGCCCGCCGAAAAAGTTTATCCGCCCGTGTGGTTTGTGGGCGAAGGGCCGCAACTGCCCGACAAAAACGCCAAAACCGATTATGACGCCCCGTGGGTACAATAA
- the plsY gene encoding glycerol-3-phosphate 1-O-acyltransferase PlsY, which produces MFNFLVVTAGYVIGSLSFAVIVSKFYGMADPRTYGSGNPGATNVLRSGKKKAAALTLLGDALKGLVAVLLAKWLQEPLGLDSATIALVAVAALVGHMWPVFFNFKGGKGVATALGVLLALSWPTALVCAAVWLVMAFGFKVSSLAALAATVISPLAAYFFMPYPSWVLSTVVIALLVLYRHKSNISNLLGGKEGKIGEKAAGQQPDKESE; this is translated from the coding sequence ATGTTTAATTTCTTGGTTGTAACAGCCGGTTATGTAATCGGCTCGCTTTCTTTTGCGGTGATTGTGTCAAAATTTTACGGCATGGCCGACCCGCGCACCTACGGCTCGGGCAACCCCGGCGCCACCAATGTTTTACGCAGCGGCAAGAAAAAAGCGGCGGCCTTAACCCTGTTGGGCGATGCACTCAAAGGCTTGGTTGCCGTGCTGCTGGCAAAATGGCTGCAAGAGCCGCTCGGGCTGGACTCCGCTACCATTGCTTTGGTTGCCGTGGCCGCGCTGGTGGGGCATATGTGGCCGGTGTTTTTCAACTTCAAAGGCGGCAAAGGCGTGGCCACCGCTTTGGGTGTGCTGCTCGCATTATCATGGCCGACCGCTTTGGTTTGCGCCGCCGTGTGGCTGGTGATGGCTTTCGGCTTTAAAGTGTCTTCACTGGCGGCGCTGGCGGCCACCGTTATCAGCCCGCTGGCGGCTTATTTCTTTATGCCCTACCCTTCGTGGGTTTTGTCGACGGTTGTTATCGCCCTTTTGGTGCTTTACCGGCATAAAAGCAACATCAGCAACCTGTTGGGCGGAAAAGAAGGAAAAATCGGTGAAAAAGCAGCCGGGCAACAACCGGATAAAGAAAGCGAATAA
- the lepB gene encoding signal peptidase I: MSNTLVWGALAALVLGLVLYATSSKSREEGGEWSGGLQWGYLLMMVGVFGVLSAFMSFTAVLLVFVLFTGIVWFIHKGRLKKNPAGDSNHFTDYMSGFFPIILVVFVLRTFVAEPFQIPSSSMRPGLVVGDFILVNKFSYGIRTPIINNVLVPTGQVERGDVVVFNYPEDTKINYIKRAVGLPGDVIEYKDKVLSINGQTVEDRSTGIQSYQENTPQYGMITIEAQAFQETIGTHHFEVLKIAGQPSFLPQGVRPDFPHRQSCEYAEDGSWFRCTVPEGHYFMMGDNRDNSEDSRYWGFVSDKLIVGKAFFIWMNFGDIGRVGTSIH; the protein is encoded by the coding sequence ATGAGCAATACTTTGGTTTGGGGCGCGCTGGCCGCTTTGGTTTTGGGCCTGGTGCTGTATGCGACAAGCAGCAAATCGCGCGAAGAGGGCGGCGAGTGGAGCGGCGGCCTGCAATGGGGCTACCTGCTGATGATGGTGGGCGTGTTCGGCGTGTTGTCGGCATTTATGAGTTTCACCGCCGTGCTGCTGGTTTTCGTGTTGTTTACCGGCATTGTGTGGTTTATCCACAAAGGCCGTCTGAAAAAAAATCCGGCCGGCGACAGCAACCACTTCACCGATTATATGAGCGGGTTTTTCCCGATTATTCTGGTGGTGTTCGTGTTGCGCACTTTTGTGGCCGAACCGTTCCAAATTCCTTCCAGCTCCATGCGCCCAGGCCTGGTGGTGGGCGATTTTATTCTGGTTAATAAATTTTCCTACGGCATCCGCACGCCGATTATCAATAACGTGCTGGTTCCCACCGGCCAAGTGGAGCGCGGCGACGTGGTGGTGTTTAACTACCCCGAAGACACCAAAATCAACTACATCAAACGCGCCGTCGGCCTGCCCGGCGACGTTATCGAATATAAAGACAAGGTGTTGAGCATCAACGGCCAAACCGTCGAAGACCGTTCGACCGGCATTCAGAGCTATCAGGAAAACACGCCGCAATACGGCATGATTACCATCGAAGCCCAAGCCTTTCAGGAAACCATCGGCACACATCATTTCGAAGTGCTGAAAATCGCCGGCCAGCCGAGCTTTCTGCCGCAAGGCGTGCGCCCCGATTTCCCGCACCGCCAAAGCTGCGAATATGCCGAAGACGGCTCGTGGTTCCGCTGCACCGTGCCCGAAGGCCATTATTTTATGATGGGCGACAACCGCGACAACAGCGAAGATTCCCGTTATTGGGGTTTTGTGAGCGACAAGCTGATTGTGGGCAAAGCGTTCTTTATCTGGATGAACTTCGGCGACATCGGCCGCGTGGGCACCAGCATACACTAA